CTTGTCGATTCCATCATCGCCAATCTCATGAGCGTTTCCATGAGCGTCATGTTAATTGGAATGGTGAGTCAGGAGGTTGTATTGGTCATTCAATCGTTTCTCGTTGTCATCGAGCTATTATTGCTGTTTACTCATATTCAAGAGGTGCGCAGTTCGAAACGTGCACAAATAACGGGCTAGAAGAACTGGAGGGTTTCTGGTGTACATCCCCAAACTATATCGTCTGGATGTAACTGAGGCAGTTGACATCATGAAGGCCAATCCCTTTGCGATACTGATTACGGTCGATGAACACCGCCCCATCGCCACCCACATCCCCGTAGAGGTTCGCGAACAAGACGGGAAGGTTTACGTCTCAGGGCACATTGCATTTGGAAATATGCAGAAAAACACCTTGAAGAACAATGCTGACGTGTTACTCATCTTCCAGGGACCGCACGCCTACATCTCATCGAGTTGGTACGAAGCAGAAAATGTGCCGACTTGGGATTACTTGGCTGTGCATGCATACGGAGCCGCAAGAATTCTATCTGAAGATGAGTTAGAAACAACCTTAGCTGCGATGCTCCAACGATATGAAACCCATCGAGAGAATGGACGCCTGTCGCACACGTTCACAGCTGGATTCATTCAAAACCAGATGAAAGGTATCGTTGGATTTGAAATCGAAATTACCTCCATAGAAGCGTCGGGAAAGATGAGTCAGAATCGCAACGACAGAGATTACAAGACGATTGTAGACCAGCTCGAACAGTCACATGACGAGAATGAACTGAAGGTTGCCAACTGGATGCGCAACCACCGCCCGCAACTGTTTTGAGCGCGGGAGACACAGGAGGCCCGGCGGATACAGCGAGCTCAGCAAACTTGTCACTCGGTTGCTGGCGCGGGGTCAGCACAGTTCTTGCTCAAACCGGATACTGGAAACACTTCTGTCTTGGAGAGCGGAGGATGTTGGCGGTCTTTTTCTGACAAGACGGGAATAGAGTACGGCCATGGTATGGAAAGGTCCGTGTCGTCCCAAGCAACGCCCCGTTCGTGCTGTGCAGAATAAGAACCATCTACCTTGTACACGACCGTTGTCTCAGCTACCAGAGTACAAAAACCGTGTGCGAATCCGCGCGGGACAAGCAACTGCCGATGATTGTCCGCAGTCAGAATCGCACTCGTCCACTCCCCGAACGTGTCCGACCCTTGTCGAACATCAATGGCGACATCGTAGATGGCGCCAGTCACGACCCGTATCAACTTAGCCTGCGCATGTGGGGGAAGTTGGTAATGTAGGCCACGGATAGTCCCCGGATGCTTCGAGACAGACTGGTTATCTTGCACGAAATTGTACAAAAGCCCAGCGTCCTTGAACGCCTGCAGATTATAGTTCTCGACAAAGGACCCTCTGCAATCTGTAAAAACCTTCGGTTCTATCAAAAGCACTCCCGGCAGCGTTGTTTTCATCACTTTCATGAGTAAACAGAGACCTCCTTAGAATCCACACACATTACCTACTACGGCCATCTGGTTGACCTGTCCGCGTCTGATTATCTGCAAGCTAGGTCCGATAGATAGTCCTGCAAGGCTGCACGCCAAGGCCGGAGCGGCGAAAAACCGCGGTCAACCAAAGCACTTCCACCAAGCATAGAGTTCTTTGGGCGCTGCGCAGGTCTGGTAAATTCCGCTGTGGTGCAAGGTCTCAGTTTTACATCTGTGCCAGCGTCGTGAAAAATTGCTTGCGCAAACTGATACCATGAACATGCCCCGCCGTTTGCAGCGTGGTAGATACCGTAAGCATCTGTGCGCACAATCTCAGCAAGCGTTCGAGCTAAGTCCTGTGTGTACGTGGGCGATCCGATTTGATCACCCACCACACTTATCTCCTCTTGCTGCTTCGCCAGACGCAGCATGGTTGTGACAAAATTTGGACCCGACGCTCCGTACAACCACGACGTTCGCACAATAAAATGATTCTCGACCATCGCGGCCGCTAAAACTTCCCCCGCCAACTTCGACTCTCCGTAGACGTTGAGAGGTCGCGGCCTATCATGTTCCTGATACGGTTTCGCAGCCGTCCCGTCAAAAACATAATCAGTGCTGATGTAACAAAACGTGGCGCCGACTTCCCTGACGGCAGCCGCGACGTTCCTCGTACCAAGGACATTCACCCGAAAAGCCTCTTCCACGTCACGTTCAGCTTTGTCCACTGCTGTATAGGCTGCTGAGTGGATAACCACATCGGG
The Alicyclobacillus curvatus genome window above contains:
- a CDS encoding FMN-binding negative transcriptional regulator: MYIPKLYRLDVTEAVDIMKANPFAILITVDEHRPIATHIPVEVREQDGKVYVSGHIAFGNMQKNTLKNNADVLLIFQGPHAYISSSWYEAENVPTWDYLAVHAYGAARILSEDELETTLAAMLQRYETHRENGRLSHTFTAGFIQNQMKGIVGFEIEITSIEASGKMSQNRNDRDYKTIVDQLEQSHDENELKVANWMRNHRPQLF
- the rfbD gene encoding dTDP-4-dehydrorhamnose reductase, producing the protein MKVLVTGAHGQLGQDLLSVMNGRYQCLGLSRRQLDICDTKQVRTIVSRFQPDVVIHSAAYTAVDKAERDVEEAFRVNVLGTRNVAAAVREVGATFCYISTDYVFDGTAAKPYQEHDRPRPLNVYGESKLAGEVLAAAMVENHFIVRTSWLYGASGPNFVTTMLRLAKQQEEISVVGDQIGSPTYTQDLARTLAEIVRTDAYGIYHAANGGACSWYQFAQAIFHDAGTDVKLRPCTTAEFTRPAQRPKNSMLGGSALVDRGFSPLRPWRAALQDYLSDLACR
- the rfbC gene encoding dTDP-4-dehydrorhamnose 3,5-epimerase, encoding MKVMKTTLPGVLLIEPKVFTDCRGSFVENYNLQAFKDAGLLYNFVQDNQSVSKHPGTIRGLHYQLPPHAQAKLIRVVTGAIYDVAIDVRQGSDTFGEWTSAILTADNHRQLLVPRGFAHGFCTLVAETTVVYKVDGSYSAQHERGVAWDDTDLSIPWPYSIPVLSEKDRQHPPLSKTEVFPVSGLSKNCADPAPATE